A portion of the Actomonas aquatica genome contains these proteins:
- a CDS encoding PQQ-binding-like beta-propeller repeat protein — MSSRPYPACLLVLLTIIGPLCAEPGLYIQWAFQTDGPVRGEAVVFDNSVYFGSADGRLYAVAADDGSLQWKVDTGGAIAGAPAVTDDVVVVVGRGEQVYALSRADGVVRWSFDLRPDLPTTRSWNYFTAAPVVNGDQVLVPSGDGALYALDLADGSEHWRFQTDDSLRASPLVADGVVYQPSGDDHVYALSTTDGSELWRVATEGVGFDLSQGFIRSDIFTRPTLADGFLINGSRDSNVYAIDVATHEVAWTFSYDSTWAMSTTVHDGLVYVGWSTNKRVSALDLHTGELVWDQTVGAHTYTTASVMDGVVIWGCADGTLYHFDAKTGAPRGTYTVGSEIYGSPIQSGDVTYIGTDDGRLLALAPTSGPAAKAVYLPENIPGNLQGFIIDAQLAPYLTERGYPHLSDTAALVGWLDTHTDPTARSVLVLAYPLIPDEAMGTEPADGPLRAYLEAGGKVVMPWGVPNKVTFNADGSFKAYDLSIAERFLGVKVLGFEDSGNYAATATQTGRNWGLPASTKTTFAYLDPTSYERVTALAIDEYGRPSAWVRNFRADRPTSGWVAFLPSAFGVPFTAEQLALLERVAGYGID, encoded by the coding sequence GTGTCCAGCCGCCCCTACCCCGCCTGCCTGCTCGTTTTACTTACCATCATCGGTCCGCTTTGCGCGGAGCCTGGTCTCTACATCCAGTGGGCCTTCCAGACTGATGGTCCGGTGCGAGGGGAAGCGGTCGTTTTCGACAACTCGGTCTATTTCGGGAGTGCCGATGGTCGCCTCTATGCCGTCGCCGCTGACGATGGGTCGCTGCAGTGGAAGGTCGATACGGGCGGCGCGATCGCGGGAGCCCCAGCCGTGACGGACGATGTGGTGGTGGTCGTTGGACGTGGCGAACAGGTCTACGCCCTGAGTCGCGCCGATGGGGTGGTGCGTTGGTCGTTCGACCTTCGCCCGGACCTGCCGACCACCCGGAGCTGGAACTACTTTACGGCCGCTCCCGTGGTGAATGGCGACCAAGTGCTGGTGCCGTCCGGCGATGGGGCGCTTTACGCTCTCGATCTCGCCGATGGCTCTGAACATTGGCGCTTTCAAACCGACGATAGCCTGCGTGCGTCGCCGCTCGTCGCGGATGGCGTGGTGTATCAGCCGAGTGGTGACGATCACGTGTATGCGCTGTCGACGACCGATGGTTCTGAGCTTTGGCGCGTCGCGACTGAGGGCGTGGGCTTCGACCTCAGCCAAGGCTTCATTCGCAGCGACATTTTCACCCGCCCTACCCTCGCCGATGGCTTTCTCATCAACGGTTCGCGGGACTCAAACGTATACGCCATTGACGTCGCGACCCACGAGGTCGCGTGGACCTTCAGCTACGACTCCACCTGGGCTATGTCGACCACCGTGCACGATGGTCTCGTTTATGTCGGCTGGTCGACCAACAAGAGGGTGAGCGCGCTCGATCTGCACACGGGCGAGCTGGTGTGGGACCAGACCGTGGGCGCGCACACCTATACGACTGCGTCCGTGATGGATGGCGTGGTGATTTGGGGTTGTGCCGACGGCACCCTGTATCACTTCGACGCCAAGACCGGTGCCCCCCGCGGCACCTACACGGTCGGCAGCGAGATCTACGGATCTCCGATTCAATCCGGCGACGTGACTTACATCGGCACCGACGATGGTCGCCTACTGGCACTGGCTCCGACCTCCGGGCCCGCCGCCAAGGCGGTCTACCTGCCGGAAAACATTCCGGGCAACCTGCAGGGCTTCATCATCGACGCCCAACTGGCGCCCTACCTGACCGAGCGCGGCTACCCCCACCTCTCCGACACCGCCGCCCTCGTCGGGTGGTTGGACACGCACACCGATCCCACCGCGCGCAGCGTGCTCGTGTTGGCGTATCCACTTATTCCTGACGAAGCCATGGGCACAGAACCGGCCGACGGTCCCTTGCGGGCCTACCTCGAGGCCGGGGGCAAAGTTGTCATGCCTTGGGGCGTGCCCAACAAGGTCACCTTCAACGCCGATGGCAGCTTCAAGGCCTACGACCTTTCCATCGCCGAGCGCTTCCTGGGCGTGAAGGTGCTCGGCTTCGAAGACAGCGGCAACTACGCCGCCACCGCCACGCAGACCGGCCGCAATTGGGGGCTGCCCGCCTCTACCAAAACCACCTTCGCCTACCTCGATCCAACGAGCTACGAACGCGTCACGGCACTCGCCATCGACGAGTATGGCCGACCTTCCGCGTGGGTGCGCAACTTCCGCGCCGATCGGCCGACCAGCGGGTGGGTGGCATTTTTGCCGTCGGCCTTCGGGGTGCCATTCACGGCTGAGCAACTCGCGCTGCTGGAGCGTGTCGCGGGGTATGGGATCGACTGA
- a CDS encoding MFS transporter, with product MSAPASAPISVREKIGYGLGDTASNFVFHTVNVFLFYYYTDVFGLAPAVVGTLALVARIFDAVSDPLMGAMADRTQTRWGKYRPYLLWVAVPFGILGYLLFLGPELSDSGKAWYAYVTYVGMMLIYTAINIPYSALMGVISSSSEQRTSLSAYRFVFAFGGQFLIATATLPLVAYFGGGNEAAGFRTTMGIFAVIAVVLFVICFATTRERVTPPPSQQSDLKAELKLLFKNGPWKVMSIAGIMTLANVAVRGAVTVQFFKYVVQDDGSPWLFGFSMTTIFFSSGTLAMIVGSALTPWLAKLAEKRTLMIWLSLGNAVAIGSLFFIPPEQATLMLVINIIGTVIVGPTPALVWAMFSEAADYNMWKLGRRMTALTFSSAQFAQKMGLAIGSFIPGMVLAATGFVSNAEQTAESLMGLNLLFTIIPALFAIGSVVAIWFYPLREVDVQQMERDLTAQAEQQG from the coding sequence ATGTCCGCCCCTGCATCCGCCCCCATTTCGGTTCGTGAAAAGATTGGTTACGGTCTCGGTGACACCGCGTCCAACTTCGTCTTCCACACCGTCAACGTCTTCCTGTTCTACTACTACACCGACGTGTTCGGTCTGGCCCCGGCCGTCGTCGGCACGCTCGCCTTGGTGGCGCGTATTTTCGACGCGGTCAGCGACCCACTCATGGGCGCGATGGCCGACCGCACCCAAACCCGCTGGGGCAAATACCGTCCCTACCTGCTGTGGGTGGCGGTGCCCTTTGGCATCCTAGGTTACCTGCTGTTCCTCGGCCCCGAGCTGAGCGATTCGGGCAAGGCCTGGTATGCCTACGTCACCTACGTCGGTATGATGCTGATCTACACCGCGATCAACATCCCCTACTCCGCGCTGATGGGCGTCATCTCTTCCTCCTCGGAGCAGCGCACCTCCCTCTCGGCCTACCGCTTCGTCTTCGCGTTTGGCGGCCAGTTTCTCATCGCCACCGCAACGCTGCCTCTCGTGGCCTACTTCGGCGGCGGCAATGAAGCCGCTGGTTTCCGCACCACCATGGGCATCTTTGCGGTCATCGCGGTGGTGCTCTTTGTCATCTGTTTCGCAACCACGCGCGAACGCGTGACTCCGCCGCCGAGCCAACAATCCGACCTGAAAGCCGAGCTCAAACTGCTCTTCAAAAACGGCCCCTGGAAAGTCATGTCGATCGCCGGCATCATGACTCTGGCCAACGTGGCGGTGCGCGGCGCCGTGACGGTGCAATTTTTTAAGTATGTCGTGCAGGACGACGGTTCGCCGTGGTTGTTCGGCTTCAGCATGACGACCATCTTCTTCTCGAGCGGCACGCTGGCCATGATCGTTGGCTCGGCGCTGACGCCTTGGCTGGCCAAGCTCGCCGAAAAGCGGACCCTCATGATCTGGCTCTCCTTGGGGAACGCCGTCGCCATCGGTTCGCTGTTTTTCATTCCGCCCGAGCAGGCCACCCTGATGCTGGTCATCAACATCATCGGCACCGTGATCGTCGGCCCGACGCCGGCCCTCGTTTGGGCCATGTTCTCCGAAGCCGCCGACTACAACATGTGGAAACTCGGTCGGCGCATGACCGCCCTCACCTTCTCCTCAGCCCAGTTTGCGCAAAAGATGGGTCTGGCAATCGGTTCCTTCATTCCCGGCATGGTGCTCGCCGCCACGGGTTTTGTCTCCAACGCGGAACAGACGGCCGAGAGCCTCATGGGCTTGAACCTGCTCTTCACCATCATCCCGGCGCTCTTCGCCATCGGCAGCGTGGTGGCGATCTGGTTCTACCCGCTCCGCGAAGTCGACGTGCAGCAGATGGAGCGCGACCTCACCGCCCAAGCCGAGCAGCAAGGCTGA
- a CDS encoding nuclear transport factor 2 family protein — translation MNTNPTHQLPSVVARYFEAANRFDPPAAAACFTPDAVVHDEQQRYVGPAAIERWVCDTSRAHRPQVTVTRVRTANDFVRIEGTVSGDFPGSPVALDYELRLQDGKIAQLDIS, via the coding sequence ATGAATACCAACCCAACCCATCAACTCCCCTCCGTGGTGGCCCGCTATTTTGAGGCCGCCAATCGGTTCGACCCGCCGGCTGCCGCAGCCTGCTTCACACCCGACGCCGTCGTTCACGACGAACAACAAAGATACGTCGGTCCCGCTGCGATCGAGCGCTGGGTATGCGACACCAGCCGAGCGCACCGCCCGCAGGTCACCGTGACCCGCGTGCGAACCGCGAACGACTTCGTCCGCATCGAGGGCACCGTGAGCGGTGACTTTCCCGGCAGTCCGGTGGCGCTCGACTACGAGCTCCGGCTGCAGGACGGCAAAATCGCGCAACTCGACATCTCATGA
- a CDS encoding SDR family oxidoreductase, whose amino-acid sequence MKTTQPDLTIPTHEFAGQRVFVSGGTKGAGEAMMRRFAAGGASVATTARRAPTGTDLPGLFIAGDLSSAAGVTKTVTALLDALGPPDIVVHNLGGSDASGGGFAAIDEERWMQELNLNLLAAVRIDRAVVPAMVQRRSGVVIHVSSIQHRLPLPESTTAYAAAKAALSTYSKALSKEVGPRGVRVTSVSPGWIYTEASQALVKRLAASGGTDEETARQGILQSLGGIPLGRPAWPLEIAELVAFLASPRAASIHGADYVIDGGTVPTV is encoded by the coding sequence ATGAAAACCACCCAACCCGATCTCACGATCCCAACCCACGAATTTGCCGGCCAACGTGTCTTCGTCAGCGGCGGCACCAAGGGCGCGGGCGAAGCCATGATGCGCCGATTCGCCGCCGGCGGCGCTTCCGTCGCCACCACCGCCCGGCGGGCGCCCACCGGGACCGATCTTCCCGGCCTCTTCATTGCCGGAGATTTGTCCTCGGCGGCCGGTGTCACCAAAACGGTCACGGCGCTGCTCGATGCGTTGGGCCCACCAGACATCGTGGTCCATAACCTGGGCGGATCCGATGCCTCCGGCGGTGGCTTCGCCGCGATCGACGAAGAGCGCTGGATGCAGGAGCTGAACCTCAACCTGCTGGCGGCCGTGCGCATCGACCGGGCCGTTGTGCCGGCGATGGTGCAGCGGCGTTCCGGCGTCGTGATCCACGTCTCGTCAATCCAGCATCGCCTGCCCTTGCCGGAATCAACCACGGCCTACGCCGCCGCCAAGGCCGCGCTCTCAACCTATAGCAAAGCCCTCTCGAAGGAGGTCGGACCTCGCGGGGTGCGCGTCACCTCCGTCTCGCCGGGGTGGATTTACACCGAGGCGTCGCAAGCCCTCGTCAAACGCCTGGCCGCCAGCGGCGGCACCGACGAGGAAACCGCGCGCCAAGGCATCCTGCAGTCGCTGGGCGGCATTCCTCTCGGTCGACCGGCCTGGCCGTTGGAAATCGCGGAACTCGTCGCATTCCTCGCCTCCCCCCGCGCCGCCTCCATTCACGGCGCCGACTACGTCATCGATGGCGGCACTGTGCCCACTGTTTGA
- a CDS encoding ABC transporter permease has protein sequence MLHDLRLALRNLRSARGFTLVATLTLAVGIGSATAMFSALRALVVHPFNFPESDRLVMVWSGDGWPLSPADFLTHYEDSTSFESFGVYSPESVNVGERNAQVVNGINTTHGALAALGIQPLRGRLLTPEDEVKGAPPVAVIDYALWQSAFAGAEDLIGRTVRLNGGDVTVVGIMPPAFEFPGPWIRTELVQVFLPITYLEESRDSRDSHWLCGLARLKPGVSVAAADAEIKTIGARLSELYPDSNTNKKFLVRSLHYEMTHDIGDDVWMLFGAVAMVLLVACANVASMLLARSARRQGEFAVRVALGATRRDLVRLALTESLALALAGAVLGLFFAYGGVAVLKSIAPISEARSAAMGLDGTVLLFAGGATALTALLAGVPPALAAVRTSLNSVIRTDARGAVGSKSRHHMLRALVIAQIAVAFVLANGAVLFSAAYLKLLEENQLLATENVVTAKLTLRGERYEENEQRVAAWRDIEQRLAALPGVTAVGLTSKLPLEGGSNTNALVNDEVYDPTQRRTQVERSSVSADYFATMGLTLLQGRLLRDEDDMQEDGRLGIVVNRTFVERAWPDQNPIGQVIRANQPADPWYTATVVGVVEDVKQWGAGAPMQPEMYTTPPGHWGNRVHLNLRSPQNASALIPQVRAVIAAYDPELAIEDPRTLQQVVLDSTEGQRVVAGLVNFFMGIALGLVAVGLYGTLSYHVVQRTREIGVRMAIGALKGDILSLIFGQGLRWVLVGVVLGIGGIFALAKVLASLVYDMDGLTLAPVLIATGAVAVATVVATLIPAWRAARMNPIEALRLD, from the coding sequence ATGCTCCACGATCTTCGCCTCGCCCTGCGCAACCTCAGGTCCGCCCGCGGTTTCACTTTGGTTGCCACCCTCACCCTCGCTGTCGGCATCGGCTCCGCCACCGCCATGTTCAGCGCCCTGCGCGCCCTCGTGGTGCACCCCTTCAACTTCCCCGAATCCGACCGCCTCGTCATGGTGTGGTCCGGCGACGGTTGGCCGCTCTCCCCCGCCGACTTCCTGACCCACTACGAAGACTCCACCTCCTTCGAGTCGTTCGGCGTTTACTCCCCGGAATCCGTCAACGTGGGCGAACGCAACGCGCAGGTCGTGAATGGCATCAACACCACACACGGCGCACTCGCCGCCCTCGGCATTCAACCCCTCCGCGGACGTCTTCTCACCCCCGAGGATGAGGTCAAAGGCGCGCCGCCCGTCGCCGTCATCGACTACGCTCTTTGGCAAAGCGCTTTCGCCGGCGCTGAAGATCTCATCGGTCGCACGGTGCGCCTCAACGGCGGCGACGTCACCGTCGTCGGCATCATGCCGCCGGCGTTCGAATTCCCCGGCCCGTGGATTCGCACCGAACTCGTGCAGGTGTTTCTGCCCATCACCTATCTCGAAGAAAGTCGGGACAGCCGCGACAGCCATTGGCTCTGCGGTCTCGCCCGCCTCAAACCCGGCGTGTCCGTCGCCGCCGCCGACGCCGAAATCAAAACCATCGGCGCGCGTCTTTCCGAACTCTACCCGGACTCCAACACCAATAAAAAATTCCTCGTCCGCTCACTGCACTACGAGATGACCCACGACATCGGCGACGATGTGTGGATGCTCTTTGGCGCCGTCGCCATGGTGCTGCTCGTCGCCTGTGCCAACGTTGCATCCATGTTGCTCGCGCGCAGCGCCCGCCGCCAAGGCGAGTTTGCCGTGCGCGTGGCCCTCGGAGCCACCCGCCGCGACCTGGTGCGGCTCGCCCTGACCGAAAGCCTGGCGCTCGCCCTCGCCGGCGCGGTCCTCGGCCTTTTCTTCGCCTACGGTGGCGTCGCCGTGCTCAAAAGCATCGCACCGATCAGCGAGGCGCGCAGCGCCGCCATGGGTCTCGATGGCACCGTCCTGCTGTTTGCCGGCGGAGCCACTGCACTGACCGCGCTCCTCGCCGGTGTGCCGCCCGCGCTCGCCGCCGTGCGCACCTCGCTCAACTCCGTCATCCGCACCGACGCCCGCGGCGCCGTCGGCTCCAAGTCGCGCCACCACATGCTACGCGCGCTCGTCATCGCCCAGATCGCGGTGGCTTTCGTTCTCGCGAATGGGGCGGTGCTCTTCTCCGCCGCCTACCTGAAGTTGCTCGAGGAGAACCAACTCCTCGCCACCGAAAACGTGGTGACCGCCAAACTCACGCTGCGCGGCGAACGCTACGAGGAGAACGAACAACGCGTCGCCGCCTGGCGCGATATTGAGCAACGCCTCGCCGCCCTGCCCGGCGTCACCGCCGTGGGCCTCACCTCCAAGCTTCCGCTTGAAGGCGGCAGCAATACCAACGCGCTGGTGAACGACGAGGTTTACGATCCCACCCAACGCCGCACCCAGGTGGAGCGATCCTCCGTCTCCGCCGACTACTTCGCCACCATGGGCCTCACCCTGCTGCAAGGTCGCCTGCTGCGCGACGAAGACGACATGCAGGAGGACGGCCGTCTCGGCATCGTCGTCAACCGCACCTTCGTCGAACGCGCGTGGCCCGACCAAAACCCCATCGGCCAAGTCATCCGCGCCAATCAACCCGCCGACCCGTGGTATACGGCCACTGTCGTCGGAGTGGTCGAGGACGTGAAACAATGGGGCGCCGGCGCCCCAATGCAGCCGGAGATGTATACGACGCCCCCCGGTCATTGGGGCAACCGCGTCCACCTCAACCTGCGTTCCCCGCAAAACGCCAGTGCGCTCATTCCGCAGGTCCGGGCGGTGATCGCCGCCTACGATCCCGAGCTCGCCATTGAGGATCCGCGCACCCTGCAACAGGTCGTGCTCGACTCCACCGAAGGCCAGCGCGTCGTCGCCGGTTTGGTGAACTTCTTCATGGGCATCGCGCTCGGACTCGTCGCGGTCGGCCTCTACGGCACCCTTTCTTATCATGTCGTGCAACGCACCCGGGAGATCGGCGTGCGCATGGCCATCGGCGCGCTCAAGGGCGACATCCTCAGCCTTATCTTCGGCCAAGGCCTGCGTTGGGTGCTGGTGGGGGTGGTGCTCGGCATCGGCGGCATCTTCGCTCTCGCCAAAGTGCTGGCGTCGCTCGTTTACGACATGGATGGCCTCACCCTCGCGCCCGTGCTCATCGCGACTGGCGCGGTCGCGGTAGCCACCGTAGTGGCGACGTTGATACCCGCCTGGCGCGCCGCCCGGATGAACCCGATCGAGGCGCTGCGGCTGGATTGA
- a CDS encoding LysR family transcriptional regulator, which translates to MELRHLRYFVIVAAHGSFNRAARILHLTQPALSRQVKDLEEELGVPLFDRGKNAVKLTEAGARFYDEAREVLARAELAVQRARGESGEDVLRVAYAPSATAGILPRVMQRFQTEHPKVRIELSDVSPPEMIRMAIDGRLDLIVALEPSVTATVGFQWTELRHITHVLVMGADHPLAKLKRIAPARLRDLALVGLGPPDFPDYVAHVQRLLKPFGFGPSFVALEPDGVSTLFASLEAYQAAAILADSVAEFMPRSLVCRPFSPKFAPMVAKIGVSATRPNPHAETFATLLREEVQQVSRKPRQ; encoded by the coding sequence GTGGAACTTCGCCATCTCCGCTATTTTGTCATCGTGGCGGCGCACGGATCCTTCAACCGGGCGGCGCGCATCCTCCACCTCACCCAACCCGCGTTGAGTCGACAGGTGAAGGATTTGGAGGAGGAGTTGGGCGTGCCGTTGTTTGACCGCGGGAAGAACGCGGTGAAGCTCACCGAAGCCGGCGCGCGGTTTTATGACGAGGCGCGCGAGGTGCTTGCTCGGGCCGAGCTGGCGGTGCAACGGGCGCGGGGGGAATCGGGTGAAGACGTGTTGCGCGTAGCCTACGCACCTTCGGCCACCGCCGGGATCCTGCCGCGGGTGATGCAGCGTTTCCAAACCGAGCACCCGAAGGTGCGGATCGAGTTGTCCGACGTGTCACCGCCCGAGATGATCCGGATGGCGATCGATGGACGGCTCGATCTCATTGTCGCGTTGGAGCCATCGGTAACGGCGACGGTGGGGTTTCAATGGACCGAACTGCGGCACATCACGCACGTGCTGGTGATGGGGGCGGATCACCCGCTGGCGAAATTGAAACGCATCGCGCCGGCGCGGTTGCGCGATCTTGCGCTGGTGGGATTGGGGCCGCCGGACTTCCCGGACTACGTGGCTCACGTGCAGCGGCTGCTGAAGCCGTTCGGTTTCGGACCGAGCTTCGTCGCGCTGGAGCCGGACGGGGTGTCGACGCTCTTTGCCAGCCTGGAAGCTTATCAAGCGGCCGCCATCCTGGCCGACAGTGTCGCCGAATTCATGCCGCGTTCGCTGGTATGCCGGCCGTTTTCCCCGAAGTTCGCTCCGATGGTGGCGAAGATCGGAGTGTCTGCCACGCGCCCGAATCCCCACGCCGAAACGTTCGCAACCCTGTTGCGAGAGGAAGTGCAGCAAGTTTCTCGGAAGCCCCGGCAGTGA